The window ATGGATGAAAGCATGCACCCTATCTTCACTGCCCGGACCCACCGGGAAGACCCTTACTTATATATCGGCAAGGTCGCGCAAATTACCGGTGCCTCGCGCAAAGCCATACGCCTTTACGAGGCAATGGGGCTGATGCCGGCGCCCGCACGGCGCGGGAAGTACCGTGTGTACTCCGAGCGCGACGTGTTTCTGGTGCACGTTCTCAAGTACTCGCAGTCGTTCGGGTTCAAGCTGTCCGAGATGAAGGAATTGGTTTCCGCCAGGGTGAGCGATAAGCGATTCCCGCTGAAGCTTGCCAACGCCCTCTTCGATCGGAAGCGCGCGTCGCTGGCTGCGCAGATTGATGCCATCCGCGATCTCGAGAAGCGCCTCGTTGCCATGCAACGCGAGATGAACCGCCGGTTCGCATGATCCCCTGCACGCACCGCGCTTGACTCTCCCCCCTAAAGGCAGGGTTCACCCTCTTAGCCTGACTGGACACGGGCGCCCGCCCAGAAGGGTGGAGAGATGAGAATCGATTGGAGGAAATGGATCGAAACGGTCCTCAGGTTCGGGCTGTATCCGCTATTGCTCGGCACGACGCTCTGGTACGCGTGGGTCGAACTGAATCAACCCGCGGGCCAATTGGGGAGATATTACGGCTACTACCTGTCCGGGCTGGTCGGCCTCATGGTGCTCGTCGAGGCGCTGCATCCGCTGCGCAGGGACTGGAAGATGACCACGGCCAGTTTCTTCCGGCGCGATCTGCCGTTCCTACTTATCGGCAGCACGACGCTCGGGCTTGCCAATTACGCGGGGGGTTGGGCGATCCTGCACTACAGGCTCGCGCGTGGCGACTCGCACGCCGCGCTGCTCCTGGTGCCGGCGGTGATCCTTGCACTGATCATTCCGGATTTTCTGTGGTATTGGCTGCACCGCTTGAGCCACGAAGGCAAGGGCCGGCTTGGCCGGTGGCTGTGGTGGGTACACGCCCCGCATCATCTGCCGCAACAGGTCTATGTCATGATGCATGTCGTCGCACACCCGCTTAATACGATCGCCGTCCGACTCATCCTCACCGCGCCGCTGTTCTTCCTCGGATTCTCGACCGAGGCGATGTTCGTGGCGAGCCTGATACTGGGGCTGCAGGGCTTGGTGTCGCACTTCAACGTGGATATCCGGGTCGGCTGGCTGAATTACGTGCTGGTCGGTACCGAGTTGCACCGCTACCACCACAGCGCCGATGTGGCGGAAGCGATGAACTACAGCGCCGTGGTGCCGTTGTGGGACATCCTTTTTGGCACTTTCGTCTACCGCCCGGACGTTCTGCCGCGCGCATTGGGCGTGGGCAACCCAGCGGAATACCCGGCGGACCGGGAGATTCTCCGCGTTCTTGGGCTTCCGTTCGCGCGGCCGCAACAAAGCTTGCGAATCGATTGGGCCTCAGCGAAGTGTTGAACGATAATGCTCTCGAAACGACGCAATGTACCGGTGACCACCGGTCCAACTATACCTTCCACCGGACGGGCAAAATCGGCGCGCCGGTGAAGGTGCCGTTGGGCGTCTTAGCTCGGTCCCGCAGCATACCCGCCGTCATCGCTTAACGGAGTCCATCGCAGTGACGATCGACATCGATAAACTGACCGAGGCCGAACTCATCGATCTCAACAATCGCGTCGTCGCGCGTTTGAAGTTCCTGCATCAGATGCGCGCGCACGCGCATATGCTCGATTTCAGCATCGGTGAACGCGTGTCCTTTCAGCCCGAGGGTCACCCGGTGCTTACCGGCATCATTTCGAAGTACAACCGCAAGACCGTCACCGTCATCACCGAGAACGGGCAGCAATGGAACGTCGCGCCTGTTTTGCTGCGAAAGGCCGAGCCCTCTGGGAGTTCGGAGCCAGCATCTGCGCAGGTTATCAATTTGCCCAGAAAGTAGTCGCGCTTCGGCCACATGACGCCCAACCCTCTCTCCATGAACCCATAGGCCAAGTCCTTCGAGCGGATCCACCGCAAGTGGTATGCAACGTGCGAAGAAGTGCGTGCGGATATCTTCGACTACATC is drawn from Betaproteobacteria bacterium and contains these coding sequences:
- a CDS encoding MerR family transcriptional regulator, which encodes MHPIFTARTHREDPYLYIGKVAQITGASRKAIRLYEAMGLMPAPARRGKYRVYSERDVFLVHVLKYSQSFGFKLSEMKELVSARVSDKRFPLKLANALFDRKRASLAAQIDAIRDLEKRLVAMQREMNRRFA
- a CDS encoding sterol desaturase family protein — encoded protein: MRIDWRKWIETVLRFGLYPLLLGTTLWYAWVELNQPAGQLGRYYGYYLSGLVGLMVLVEALHPLRRDWKMTTASFFRRDLPFLLIGSTTLGLANYAGGWAILHYRLARGDSHAALLLVPAVILALIIPDFLWYWLHRLSHEGKGRLGRWLWWVHAPHHLPQQVYVMMHVVAHPLNTIAVRLILTAPLFFLGFSTEAMFVASLILGLQGLVSHFNVDIRVGWLNYVLVGTELHRYHHSADVAEAMNYSAVVPLWDILFGTFVYRPDVLPRALGVGNPAEYPADREILRVLGLPFARPQQSLRIDWASAKC